In Erigeron canadensis isolate Cc75 chromosome 1, C_canadensis_v1, whole genome shotgun sequence, a single window of DNA contains:
- the LOC122591928 gene encoding G-type lectin S-receptor-like serine/threonine-protein kinase LECRK1, with product MVTSFSHTMSFIVSIFTIFLTFQTVKTQNVTRGSSLTPTGATTSWLSPSGLYAFGFYPQTRGYAVGVYIAGIPERTVVWTASRDHLPISNNATLRFTIDGGLTLDGTQGQEINIYDISGASFASMQDNGNFVLYEGTTVLWQSFDHPTDTLLTGQRLANGQTLISSVSEADQSTGVFKLRMQSDGHLVQYAMTGTPDYIGSFYWGSGTQGNGPNVTLNLDSGGFLYLLKNSTFLIRNLTQGGYPRDRAIYRMKVDVDGIFRLYYHDLRDRGKNGSVIWASSDNKCAGKGLCGVNGYCSIINDAARCQCLPGFEFVNQEFWSLGCKRNYTIENCKITDAGKAFQMVPLNHARWEEATYAIPEASTQEECSLACLNDCNCEVALFTERECRLQRLPLRFIEVAESESNVGLVKVYTSSVNNGSDTCNPSTRVKKVRQLKILVIGVSLISFAVLILLLAGVLIFCRNHVFAYKKVSVNHNVQLFDDIGPRTFSYGELERITDGFKEEVGRGSFGIVYKGIIESSKKAVAVKKLKKEFAQQGEREFQTETKVIGKTYHRNLARLLGYCCEGSERLLVFEYMTNGSLADILFEPKASKPKPCWMERIQMAVDIARGILYLHEECEMAIIHCDIKPQNILMDEYGCAKISDFGLAKLLQHDQTRTSTLIRGTRGYVAPEWYKKQPITVKVDVYSFGIVLFSILCGRKNVDNSLPVEEAILEEWVYDCYASGEVYKLVDDEDVDKKTLDRMIKIGLWCIQKDPSLRPSMKQVVLMLEGTVKIPVPPNPYSFLSDVN from the coding sequence ATGGTAACTTCATTTTCACATACTATGAGCTTTATTGTCTCTATCTTCACCATTTTCCTCACCTTTCAAACAGTAAAAACCCAAAATGTAACCCGAGGTTCTTCTTTGACGCCAACTGGTGCCACAACTTCATGGTTGTCGCCATCAGGACTATACGCCTTTGGTTTCTATCCACAAACACGTGGCTATGCTGTTGGTGTATATATTGCCGGAATTCCAGAAAGAACTGTGGTCTGGACAGCCAGCCGTGACCACCTTCCAATCTCAAATAATGCTACTTTACGGTTCACAATTGATGGAGGGCTCACCTTGGACGGAACACAGGGCCAAGAAatcaatatatatgatattagcGGTGCTTCTTTTGCTTCCATGCAAGATAACGGCAACTTTGTGCTCTATGAAGGGACAACGGTACTATGGCAAAGCTTTGACCATCCTACCGACACCCTTTTGACTGGGCAACGTCTTGCTAATGGCCAAACGCTGATTTCAAGTGTCTCTGAGGCAGACCAGTCCACAGGTGTCTTTAAGCTCAGAATGCAAAGTGATGGGCACCTCGTGCAATACGCTATGACAGGAACTCCAGATTATATTGGTAGTTTTTATTGGGGCTCTGGCACACAAGGAAATGGACCTAATGTGACACTAAATCTTGATTCGGGTGGTTTTCTCTACTTGTTGAAAAATTCAACTTTTCTAATTAGGAATCTAACCCAAGGAGGTTATCCTAGAGATAGGGCAATCTATCGAATGAAAGTTGATGTGGATGGGATCTTTCGTTTGTATTATCATGATCTACGAGATAGGGGCAAAAATGGATCAGTCATATGGGCATCATCGGATAACAAGTGTGCAGGGAAGGGTCTTTGTGGTGTGAACGGGTACTGTTCCATCATTAATGATGCTGCCCGATGTCAATGTTTGCCCGGGTTTGAATTTGTCAACCAGGAGTTTTGGAGCTTGGGTTGCAAAAGAAACTATACCATAGAAAACTGCAAGATTACTGATGCAGGTAAGGCTTTCCAGATGGTGCCTTTAAATCACGCACGATGGGAGGAAGCCACTTATGCTATTCCAGAAGCATCAACTCAAGAAGAATGCTCACTTGCTTGTTTAAACGACTGCAACTGTGAAGTGGCCCTGTTCACAGAACGAGAATGCAGGTTGCAGAGGCTCCCTTTAAGATTCATTGAAGTAGCTGAGAGTGAGTCGAATGTTGGATTAGTTAAAGTATACACTTCCTCTGTAAATAATGGATCGGATACATGTAATCCATCAACACGTGTTAAGAAGGTGCGGCAATTGAAGATCTTGGTTATCGGTGTTTCACTCATCTCATTCGCCGTACTCATTTTGCTGCTTGCTGGTGTATTAATCTTCTGTAGAAATCATGTTTTCGCATACAAAAAAGTATCTGTTAATCATAATGTCCAATTATTCGATGACATTGGGCCGCGAACATTTTCTTATGGTGAATTAGAGAGAATAACAGATGGTTTTAAAGAAGAGGTGGGTAGGGGATCATTTGGGATAGTTTACAAAGGTATCATTGAAAGCTCAAAGAAGGCGGTGGCCGTGAAGAAACTAAAGAAAGAGTTTGCTCAACAAGGAGAAAGAGAGTTTCAAACGGAAACAAAAGTGATCGGGAAAACTTATCACCGTAACCTCGCAAGGCTGCTTGGTTATTGCTGTGAAGGTTCCGAAAGGCTGTTGGTTTTTGAGTACATGACGAACGGATCACTTGCAGATATACTTTTTGAACCCAAAGCAAGCAAACCAAAACCATGTTGGATGGAGAGAATTCAGATGGCGGTTGATATTGCGCGTGGAATCCTTTACCTGCATGAAGAATGTGAAATGGCGATAATTCACTGTGACATAAAGCCACAAAACATCCTCATGGATGAGTATGGATGTGCCAAGATTTCCGATTTTGGATTGGCAAAACTACTACAACATGATCAAACTAGAACATCCACATTGATAAGAGGCACAAGGGGTTATGTTGCGCCAGAATGGTACAAGAAGCAACCCATAACAGTTAAAGTGGATGTGTATAGTTTTGGAATTGTCCTGTTTAGTATTCTATGCGGTAGGAAGAATGTCGACAATAGTCTTCCTGTTGAGGAAGCTATCCTTGAAGAATGGGTGTATGACTGTTATGCATCAGGTGAAGTGTATAAACTGGT
- the LOC122591920 gene encoding G-type lectin S-receptor-like serine/threonine-protein kinase LECRK1 produces the protein MVTSFSHIMSLIISIFTIFLTFHIAKTQNVTRGSSLTPTGSTTSWLSPSGLYAFGFYPQTGGYAVGIYIAGIPERTVVWTASRDNLPISNNATVRFTNNGGLTLDGTQGQEISIVDISGASFASMQDNGNFVLYDGTTVLWQSFDHPTDTLLTGQRLANGQTLISSVSETDQSGIFRLKMQNDGHLVQYPNVEETPDTGSYAYWASGTAGNGPNVTLNLDSDGFLYLLKNSTFLIRNLTQGGYPRERAIYRMKIDVDGLFRLYYHNLSNTDKNGSVIWASSDNKCAGRGLCGVNGYCSVMNNAALCQCLPGFEFVNPKIWRLGCKRSYTVENCKIEDAGTAFSMKRLNNARWEGDPYAFPEAPTQQECSVACLNDCNCEVALFTEQVCKLQKLPIRFIEVVPSESNVGLVKVYASSDLSNTTIQHKKVQQMKILVIGISLISLAVLILILSGVLIVIGRNHVLAYKKLSDNVNAQLFEDIGPRAFSYGELERMTDGFKQELGRGSFGIVYKGFMESTKKAVAVKKIKEEFVQQGEREFQTETNVIGRTYHRNLARLLGYCCEGRERLLVFEYMTNGSLADILFEPKEGKSKPCWMERIQIAVDIARGILYLHEECETAIIHCDIKPQNILMDEYGCAKISDFGLAKLLEHDQSKTSTLIRGTRGYVAPEWYKKQPITVKVDVYSFGIVLFTILCCRKNIDNSLPVDEAILEEWVYDCYESGEVYKVVDDEDVDKKTLDRMIKIGLWCIQEDPSFRPSMKQVVSMLEGTVKIPVPPNPYSFLSVD, from the coding sequence ATGGTGACTTCTTTTTCTCATATTATGAGCTTGATTATCTCTATCTTCACCATTTTCCTCACCTTTCATATAGCAAAAACCCAAAATGTAACCCGTGGTTCTTCTTTAACACCAACCGGTTCCACAACTTCATGGTTGTCGCCATCAGGCCTATACGCCTTTGGTTTCTATCCGCAAACAGGTGGCTACGCTGTTGGTATCTATATTGCCGGAATTCCAGAAAGGACTGTGGTCTGGACAGCCAGCCGCGACAACCTGCCAATCTCAAATAATGCTACTGTACGGTTTACAAACAATGGAGGGCTCACCTTGGACGGAACACAGGGCCAAGAAATCAGTATAGTTGATATTAGTGGTGCTTCTTTTGCTTCCATGCAAGATAATGGCAACTTTGTGCTCTATGATGGGACAACGGTACTGTGGCAAAGCTTTGACCACCCTACCGACACCCTTTTGACAGGGCAACGTCTTGCTAATGGACAAACGCTGATTTCAAGTGTCTCGGAGACAGACCAGTCCGGTATCTTCAGGCTCAAAATGCAAAATGATGGGCACCTCGTGCAGTACCCGAATGTGGAGGAGACTCCAGATACTGGTAGCTATGCTTATTGGGCCTCGGGGACAGCAGGAAATGGACCTAATGTGACACTAAATCTTGATTCGGATGGTTTTCTCTACTTGTTGaaaaattcaacttttttaATTAGGAATCTAACTCAAGGAGGTTATCCTAGAGAAAGGGCAATCTATCGAATGAAAATTGATGTTGATGGCCTCTTTAGATTGTATTATCATAATCTAAGTAACACAGACAAGAATGGATCTGTCATATGGGCATCCTCAGATAACAAGTGTGCAGGGAGGGGTCTTTGTGGTGTAAACGGGTACTGTTCAGTCATGAACAATGCTGCACTATGTCAATGTTTGCCCGGATTTGAATTTGTCAATCCAAAGATTTGGAGATTGGGTTGTAAAAGAAGTTATACCGTAGAAAACTGCAAGATTGAAGATGCAGGTACCGCTTTCTCGATGAAACGTTTGAATAATGCTAGATGGGAAGGAGACCCATATGCTTTCCCAGAAGCACCTACCCAACAAGAGTGCTCAGTTGCTTGTTTGAATGACTGCAACTGTGAGGTGGCACTATTCACCGAACAAGTATGTAAGTTGCAAAAGCTTCCTATAAGATTCATTGAAGTAGTTCCGAGCGAGTCAAATGTTGGATTAGTCAAAGTATACGCATCTTCAGATCTATCTAATACAACAATCCAACATAAGAAAGTGCAACAAATGAAGATATTGGTTATCGGTATTTCACTCATCTCATTAGCCGTACTCATTCTGATACTTTCTGGAGTACTAATCGTGATCGGTAGAAATCATGTTTTGGCATACAAAAAACTATCTGATAATGTTAATGCCCAATTATTCGAGGATATAGGACCTCGGGCTTTTTCATATGGTGAGTTAGAAAGGATGACAGATGGTTTTAAACAAGAATTGGGTAGAGGATCATTTGGGATAGTTTACAAAGGTTTTATGGAGAGTACAAAGAAGGCAGTGGCGGTAAAGAAAATAAAGGAAGAATTTGTTCAGCAAGGCGAAAGAGAGTTTCAAACTGAAACAAACGTGATTGGGAGAACTTATCACCGTAACTTGGCAAGGCTGCTTGGTTATTGTTGTGAGGGTCGTGAAAGACTATTGGTTTTTGAGTACATGACTAACGGATCACTTGCAGATATACTGTTTGAACCCAAAGAAGGCAAATCAAAACCATGTTGGATGGAAAGAATTCAAATAGCAGTTGATATTGCCCGTGGAATCCTCTACCTGCATGAAGAATGTGAAACAGCGATAATTCACTGTGACATAAAGCCTCAAAATATCCTCATGGATGAGTATGGATGTGCCAAGATTTCCGATTTTGGATTGGCAAAACTACTAGAACATGATCAAAGTAAAACTTCCACTTTGATAAGAGGCACAAGGGGCTACGTCGCGCCCGAATGGTACAAGAAGCAACCCATAACAGTTAAAGTGGATGTGTACAGTTTTGGAATTGTTCTGTTTACTATTCTATGCTGTAGGAAGAACATCGACAATAGTCTTCCTGTTGATGAAGCTATTCTTGAAGAATGGGTGTATGACTGTTATGAATCAGGTGAAGTATATAAAGTGGTGGATGATGAAGACGTAGATAAGAAGACACTCGACCGAATGATTAAAATAGGGCTTTGGTGCATTCAAGAGGATCCATCCTTCCGCCCCTCGATGAAGCAAGTGGTGTCGATGCTTGAAGGGACTGTCAAAATCCCAGTACCTCCAAACCCTTATTCATTCCTGAGTGTCGATTAG